The Pongo abelii isolate AG06213 chromosome 23, NHGRI_mPonAbe1-v2.0_pri, whole genome shotgun sequence genome includes a window with the following:
- the SLC25A1 gene encoding tricarboxylate transport protein, mitochondrial isoform X2 translates to MPAPRAPRALAAAAPASGKAKLTHPGKAILAGGLAGGIEICITFPTEYVKTQLQLDERSHPPRYRGIGDCVRQTVRNHGVLGLYRGLSSLLYGSIPKAAVRFGMFEFLSNHMRDAQGRLDSTRGLLCGLGAGVAEAVVVVCPMETIKVKFIHDQTSPHPKYKGFFHGVREIVREQGLKGTYQGLTATVLKQGSNQAIRFFVMTSLRNWYRGDNPNKPMNPLITGVFGAIAGAASVFGNTPLDVIKTRMQGLEAHKYRNTWDCGLQILRKEGLKAFYKGTVPRLGRVCLDVAIVFIIYDEVVKLLNKVWKTD, encoded by the exons GCGGCCTGGCGGGTGGCATCGAGATCTGCATCACCTTCCCCACCGAGTATGTGAAGACGCAGCTGCAGCTGGACGAGCGCTCGCACCCGCCCCGGTACCGGGGCATCG GGGACTGCGTGCGGCAGACGGTCCGTAACCATGGCGTCCTGGGCCTGTACCGCGGCCTTAGCTCCCTGCTCTACGGCTCCATCCCCAAGGCGGCCGTCAG GTTTGGAATGTTCGAGTTCCTCAGCAACCACATGCGGGATGCCCAGGGACGGCTGGACAGCACGCGTGGGCTGCTGTGCGGCCTGGGCGCCGGCGTGGCCGAGGCCGTGGTGGTCGTGTGCCCCATGGAGACCATCAAG GTGAAGTTCATCCACGACCAGACCTCTCCACACCCCAAGTACAAAGGATTCTTCCACGGGGTTAGGGAGATTGTGCGGGAACAAG GGCTGAAGGGGACGTACCAGGGCCTCACAGCCACCGTCCTGAAGCAGGGCTCGAACCAGGCCATCCGCTTCTTTGTCATGACCTCCCTGCGCAACTGGTACCGAG GGGACAACCCCAACAAGCCCATGAACCCTCTGATCACTGGGGTCTTCGGAGCTATTGCAGGCGCAGCCAGtgtctttggaaacactcctctgGATGTGATTAAGACCCGGATGCAG GGCCTGGAGGCGCACAAATACCGGAACACGTGGGACTGCGGCTTGCAGATCCTGAGGAAGGAGGGGCTCAAGGC ATTCTACAAGGGCACTGTCCCCCGCCTGGGCCGGGTCTGCCTGGATGTGGCCATAGTGTTTATCATCTATGATGAAGTGGTGAAGCTGCTCAATAAAGTGTGGAAGACGGACTAA